The proteins below come from a single Dehalococcoidia bacterium genomic window:
- a CDS encoding ADP-ribosylglycohydrolase family protein codes for MPTDQLTDKIYGCLLGGLIGDAMGAPTEGMHYEQIIEQYGPDGVTDFEGVGTDDTAIRGQLIDAIYKSDGHPTVDHFAQSFKDFKEQNRHLWFIPVRNAFHKYEQGLELPAYAGWGNMQSSSTAMAISPMGIINACNPRQAVLETLDVASFIHHGGNSGYCRDAACSMAAAVAASFDANATIESVVDGATRYLLPVSAGALKQAIAEALDLAAESSSYETFRERYYATYQRTVLADSMETIPATLAILTMSGGDPVRAITWSANFGRDADTIATMVGSIVGALHGASGLPSAWVAKVEANPAVTYREDTRKLAQVVLQRIEESRQTAAAVEALG; via the coding sequence ATGCCCACAGACCAACTTACCGACAAGATCTACGGATGCCTTCTTGGAGGCCTCATTGGCGACGCGATGGGCGCTCCCACTGAGGGCATGCACTACGAGCAGATCATCGAGCAGTATGGCCCCGATGGCGTAACCGACTTCGAGGGTGTCGGCACCGACGACACCGCAATCCGCGGTCAGCTCATTGACGCCATATACAAGAGCGACGGCCACCCTACGGTCGACCACTTCGCACAGTCGTTCAAGGACTTCAAGGAACAGAACCGGCACCTCTGGTTCATCCCCGTGCGCAACGCCTTCCACAAGTACGAGCAGGGCCTCGAACTCCCCGCCTACGCTGGCTGGGGCAACATGCAGAGCTCCTCAACAGCCATGGCTATCTCCCCTATGGGCATCATCAACGCCTGCAATCCCAGACAGGCGGTGCTGGAGACGCTGGACGTGGCATCGTTCATCCACCACGGCGGGAACTCGGGCTACTGCCGAGACGCCGCCTGCTCGATGGCTGCCGCAGTGGCTGCCTCATTCGACGCCAACGCGACTATCGAGTCTGTGGTCGACGGCGCAACTCGCTACCTGCTGCCCGTGAGCGCAGGCGCTCTAAAGCAGGCGATAGCCGAAGCGCTCGATCTGGCTGCAGAGTCGTCGTCATACGAAACATTCAGAGAGCGGTACTACGCCACATACCAGCGGACCGTGCTCGCAGACTCGATGGAGACCATCCCAGCGACCCTTGCTATACTGACGATGTCAGGGGGCGACCCCGTGCGCGCCATAACCTGGAGCGCCAACTTCGGACGCGACGCCGATACCATAGCCACGATGGTCGGCAGCATAGTCGGCGCGCTCCACGGCGCGTCCGGCCTGCCATCTGCATGGGTCGCCAAGGTCGAGGCAAACCCCGCCGTCACCTACCGAGAAGACACCCGGAAGCTCGCCCAGGTGGTACTCCAGCGCATCGAGGAGTCACGACAGACAGCCGCCGCAGTAGAAGCACTGGGATAG
- a CDS encoding Uma2 family endonuclease → MRPESNIEPIGTTTRRYPRILAYPTAKTTEVLGGFRFPDPPERKPDDMTSFEHLTRTGSVHHLIRHLGNPETTLVAGERYVSLRTTRNMAGVKCLDLLIAFDVDPVTYHRRNAYVISEQGKPPDFVLEIASRSTGSEGTGEKRDVYAAMGIPEYWRFDETGEFHGVHLAGDRLVNGVYEPIQIDQLSEGTYQGHSEVLDLNIRWHDGQLEWYNPETGLHIPTFDDERARADEERAGRLEAEARVHELEEELRRLRGS, encoded by the coding sequence TTGAGGCCTGAGAGCAACATCGAACCGATCGGCACCACAACCCGCCGGTACCCGCGCATACTCGCCTACCCAACAGCCAAGACTACAGAAGTCCTCGGCGGATTCCGCTTCCCGGACCCTCCGGAACGAAAGCCCGACGACATGACCAGCTTCGAACACCTCACCCGAACCGGCAGCGTCCATCACCTGATCCGCCACCTCGGCAACCCGGAAACCACGCTGGTCGCCGGCGAGCGCTACGTCAGTCTAAGGACAACACGGAACATGGCAGGGGTGAAGTGTCTCGACTTGCTCATCGCGTTCGACGTGGACCCCGTCACCTACCATCGCAGAAACGCTTACGTCATCTCAGAGCAGGGCAAGCCGCCGGACTTCGTGCTGGAGATAGCGTCCCGCTCCACTGGGAGTGAGGGTACGGGTGAGAAGCGTGACGTGTACGCGGCTATGGGCATTCCCGAGTACTGGCGCTTCGACGAGACAGGAGAGTTTCACGGAGTCCATCTGGCCGGGGACCGGCTTGTGAACGGGGTGTACGAGCCCATCCAGATAGATCAACTGTCTGAGGGCACGTATCAGGGCCACAGCGAGGTCCTGGACCTTAACATACGCTGGCACGACGGTCAGCTGGAATGGTACAACCCGGAGACTGGCCTTCACATCCCAACGTTCGACGACGAGCGCGCCCGGGCAGATGAAGAGCGGGCCGGGCGTTTAGAGGCCGAGGCACGAGTCCACGAGTTGGAAGAGGAGCTAAGACGACTGCGGGGCTCCTGA
- a CDS encoding SLC13 family permease: MDEAIVFGVLILALVLFVTARWRYDVVALLSLLILAIVGIVPPSEAYQGFGHPAVVTVAAVLVLSRALQNSGIVDSIAGWLSRIPEYASLRIGAMSGLSAFLSAFMNNIGAVSLLMPVAVRVSGRSKHPASLFLMPLAFASLLGGMTTLIGTPPNVIISNFRNDEIGMQFNMFDFTIVGLGVTVAGVLFIALVGWRLIPLRRPPVALGETLDIEGYMTEVRVPADSRFVGMLLGDLEELAEEDVVIAGLLRRGVVYGAPSSDQIIDSNDIFIIEADPGQIWTFIDRTGFELEWSRDIESEIDQTLSSQDVSTLEAIVSPDSMAAGRTARGLHLHAAFGVNLLGLSRRGTRLVRRLGHMTFRAGDVLLLQGKTEAVQAALPRLGLLPLAERELRIGQPRRLVFPVLVFAAAVLLTSLELLPVQISFTAAVAVLLMSRFLSLQDAYQAIDWPVIILLGAMIPVGAALETTGGAARIATVITDLGGFLPPWAMIGVILITTLLLSAVINNAAAVILMAPIGVSVADTLGASSDPFLMAVAIGASSAFLSPIGHQSNTIVMGPGGYQFGDYWRMGLPLVIVITATAIPLIMWAWPLGPA; encoded by the coding sequence ATGGATGAGGCTATTGTCTTCGGAGTCCTCATTCTCGCTCTCGTCCTGTTCGTGACGGCCAGGTGGCGGTACGACGTCGTCGCCCTGCTGTCCCTGCTCATCCTGGCGATAGTGGGAATCGTGCCGCCCTCCGAGGCCTACCAGGGCTTCGGCCATCCGGCGGTCGTTACGGTAGCCGCCGTCCTGGTACTGAGTCGAGCGCTGCAGAACTCAGGCATCGTTGACTCGATTGCGGGATGGCTTTCGCGAATACCCGAGTACGCGAGTCTTCGGATAGGCGCGATGTCAGGACTGTCGGCATTCCTCTCGGCGTTCATGAACAACATCGGCGCCGTCAGCCTCCTCATGCCTGTGGCCGTCAGGGTGTCCGGCAGGAGCAAACATCCGGCCTCGCTGTTTCTCATGCCGCTGGCCTTCGCATCCCTCCTGGGCGGCATGACGACCCTCATCGGGACTCCGCCGAACGTCATCATCTCCAACTTCCGCAATGACGAAATCGGCATGCAATTCAACATGTTCGACTTCACGATAGTCGGCCTCGGGGTAACCGTAGCCGGTGTGCTGTTCATTGCCCTGGTAGGATGGCGTCTGATCCCTCTAAGGCGCCCCCCAGTTGCCCTGGGTGAGACTCTCGACATCGAAGGCTACATGACCGAGGTGCGTGTGCCCGCCGACTCGCGATTCGTTGGAATGCTCCTCGGCGACCTCGAAGAGCTCGCCGAGGAAGACGTCGTGATTGCGGGGCTGCTTCGTCGAGGCGTAGTCTACGGCGCACCGTCCAGCGATCAGATCATAGACTCCAACGACATCTTCATCATCGAGGCCGATCCGGGCCAGATCTGGACGTTCATCGACAGGACAGGCTTCGAGCTCGAGTGGTCCAGGGACATCGAGTCGGAGATCGATCAGACACTCAGCTCACAGGACGTATCCACGCTGGAGGCCATCGTCAGCCCGGACAGCATGGCCGCGGGCAGAACTGCCAGGGGCCTGCACCTGCACGCTGCGTTCGGCGTTAACCTGCTGGGACTGTCCAGGCGAGGCACCAGGCTCGTTCGCAGACTCGGCCACATGACGTTCCGTGCAGGAGACGTTCTGCTGCTCCAGGGGAAGACCGAGGCGGTACAGGCCGCGCTGCCCAGGCTCGGACTGCTCCCCCTCGCCGAACGCGAGCTGCGAATCGGACAGCCCCGCAGGCTCGTCTTTCCAGTGCTGGTATTCGCTGCGGCAGTCCTACTGACGTCTCTCGAACTACTCCCCGTACAGATCTCCTTTACGGCCGCCGTGGCAGTCTTACTGATGAGCCGCTTCCTCTCCCTGCAGGACGCATACCAGGCCATAGACTGGCCAGTAATCATCCTGCTCGGCGCCATGATCCCTGTAGGCGCGGCGCTGGAGACCACCGGAGGCGCAGCGAGGATAGCCACAGTCATCACAGACCTCGGAGGATTCCTCCCGCCGTGGGCCATGATCGGCGTCATACTCATCACCACGCTGCTGCTGTCCGCCGTGATCAACAACGCCGCCGCCGTGATCCTCATGGCGCCAATCGGGGTTAGCGTCGCGGACACCCTCGGAGCCTCCTCCGACCCGTTCCTGATGGCAGTGGCGATAGGCGCGTCATCCGCGTTCCTGTCCCCTATCGGCCACCAGTCCAACACAATCGTCATGGGCCCCGGCGGCTATCAGTTCGGAGACTACTGGAGAATGGGTCTCCCCCTCGTGATCGTAATAACCGCCACAGCCATCCCCCTCATCATGTGGGCCTGGCCGCTTGGGCCAGCTTAA
- a CDS encoding ABC transporter permease yields the protein MIGDDGHPQSRAREVGSAIYTIARNELLLQTRYRTKFLLDLFSPVLALAPIMLTAYFLTSGRESGNLAQSVGLPDHFTFIMLGYMAFAALGVGNPIMHYTGSAWTMRMLQETGVLERNLLAPMPREALILGTGLYYAVLYLFHVAYVLAASLIFLDLDFALTASGIAVAGGLLIAMSMMSILLGFLMAAVSLVMRDGSVALLVIHRPFLLLTGAYFLVELLPQPFRFLAMVNPLAYAIDAFRGSLSSSTLLLPLAVECVIVVVSTVLIGIVGIWVFRRILDRQLRTGELSIY from the coding sequence ATGATCGGCGACGACGGCCACCCTCAGAGCCGAGCGCGCGAGGTAGGATCTGCGATCTACACGATCGCGCGAAACGAGCTGCTGCTGCAGACCAGGTACCGGACGAAGTTCCTTCTGGACCTGTTCAGCCCGGTGCTCGCTCTCGCTCCGATCATGCTTACCGCGTACTTCCTGACATCCGGACGGGAGTCGGGCAACCTGGCGCAGTCGGTGGGACTGCCGGACCACTTCACGTTCATCATGCTGGGGTACATGGCGTTCGCAGCTCTGGGCGTGGGCAATCCGATCATGCACTACACAGGGTCAGCGTGGACGATGCGGATGCTTCAGGAGACGGGAGTGCTGGAGCGGAACCTGCTTGCCCCGATGCCCCGCGAGGCCCTGATACTCGGTACCGGCCTGTACTACGCCGTGTTATACCTGTTCCACGTCGCGTACGTTCTGGCGGCCAGTCTTATCTTTCTTGACCTGGACTTCGCACTGACGGCTTCAGGGATCGCGGTCGCCGGGGGGCTGCTGATCGCAATGTCGATGATGTCGATACTGCTGGGTTTTCTTATGGCGGCTGTTTCTCTCGTGATGCGTGACGGCTCGGTGGCGCTGCTGGTGATCCACAGACCGTTCCTTCTGCTGACGGGAGCGTACTTCCTGGTGGAGCTGCTGCCGCAGCCGTTCAGGTTCCTGGCGATGGTCAATCCGCTCGCGTACGCGATAGATGCATTCCGCGGGTCGCTTTCAAGTTCGACGCTGCTTCTGCCGCTGGCGGTGGAGTGTGTCATCGTCGTCGTGTCCACCGTACTGATTGGGATCGTAGGCATCTGGGTGTTCAGGCGGATACTAGACCGCCAACTCAGGACTGGGGAGCTGAGCATTTACTAG
- a CDS encoding NHL repeat-containing protein, whose product MTTQTKFQLKPVTTVGFVADQGGRGFHLPTDFVIRSDGRIFVASRSNTTALDIVGIQMATIDHEFFGQIGGYGSAPGQMIWPSALAMDRDENLYLGDDFLQRITVYDREGNVQTTWGTKGTADGEFDGVSGLLFDQDDNMLLVDHRNHRIQKLTKDGQFLDKWGSHGDGDGQFNLPWGITQAPDGHIYVADWRNDRIQKFTPDGEFVAKFGTSGDGDGQFNRPSGLAVDSEGNMYVADWMNQRVQVLDPEGGFIQKIRGNAILGAWAVEYLEANADELEARSKFVPIFESDTDDPGETSARIEPYFWDPIRVALDDQERVYILETGRHRFQVYEKA is encoded by the coding sequence ATGACCACACAAACGAAATTCCAGCTAAAGCCCGTCACCACCGTCGGCTTCGTAGCCGACCAGGGCGGACGCGGCTTCCACCTTCCGACCGACTTCGTCATACGCTCCGACGGACGCATCTTCGTGGCCAGCCGTAGCAACACGACGGCCCTCGACATCGTCGGCATCCAGATGGCGACCATCGACCACGAGTTCTTCGGACAGATCGGCGGCTACGGCAGCGCGCCAGGCCAGATGATTTGGCCGTCGGCGCTCGCGATGGACAGAGACGAAAATCTCTACCTCGGAGACGACTTCCTGCAGCGAATTACCGTCTACGACCGCGAGGGCAACGTCCAGACTACCTGGGGCACCAAGGGGACTGCCGACGGCGAGTTCGACGGCGTCTCCGGTCTGCTCTTCGACCAGGACGACAACATGCTGCTGGTCGATCACCGCAACCACCGCATCCAGAAGCTCACAAAGGACGGCCAGTTCCTCGACAAGTGGGGCAGCCACGGTGATGGCGACGGCCAGTTCAATCTCCCATGGGGAATCACTCAGGCCCCGGACGGCCACATCTATGTAGCCGACTGGCGCAACGACCGCATCCAGAAGTTCACGCCGGACGGCGAGTTCGTCGCCAAGTTCGGAACCTCCGGCGACGGCGATGGCCAGTTCAACCGCCCATCAGGACTCGCAGTCGACTCCGAGGGCAACATGTACGTGGCCGACTGGATGAACCAGCGTGTCCAGGTGCTCGACCCCGAGGGCGGCTTCATTCAGAAGATCCGCGGCAACGCCATTCTCGGTGCGTGGGCCGTCGAGTACCTCGAAGCCAACGCCGATGAACTCGAGGCAAGATCAAAGTTCGTCCCGATCTTCGAATCTGACACTGACGACCCCGGCGAGACCTCGGCAAGGATCGAGCCCTACTTCTGGGACCCGATCCGCGTTGCACTCGACGACCAGGAGCGCGTGTACATACTCGAGACGGGCCGCCACCGCTTCCAGGTCTACGAAAAAGCTTAA
- a CDS encoding DUF1501 domain-containing protein, translated as MGAGKNRKLVVVQLSGGNDYLNCIVPYTNPEYVDNRPNVRIQQEDVIPLDDQYGFNPSMGPIKDLYDDGKVAIIHGVGYPVPSRSHFRSMDIWHTAEPTKVGDEGWLGQAVRDMHPEGDNVVAAVNFGAALPRALVAKNAPVASVSDLSTYGLLSHMDANDQREEALDAFRHMYTHAIGSGPVMDFLSQTGLDALRGSDILSSVPEKYESNVEYASNGFAARARDAAQVLTADIGTRICYTQHGSFDTHTNEVALLNTLWDHVAGGIYDLYTDLKQHDASEDVLILVFSEFGRRVKDNGNGTDHGSGGVAFMIGDGVNGGNYSEYPSLAPETLVEGDLAFNLDFRSVYTEILEDWLEVEARPIVKGEYEKIGALKV; from the coding sequence ATGGGTGCAGGAAAGAACCGAAAGCTCGTCGTAGTCCAGCTCTCGGGCGGCAATGACTATCTCAACTGCATTGTCCCGTACACCAACCCAGAGTACGTGGACAACCGGCCCAACGTCCGCATTCAGCAGGAAGACGTCATTCCTCTGGACGACCAGTACGGCTTCAACCCGTCCATGGGCCCGATCAAGGACCTGTACGACGACGGCAAGGTCGCCATCATCCACGGTGTGGGCTATCCGGTGCCGAGCCGCTCCCACTTCCGCTCGATGGACATCTGGCACACTGCTGAGCCGACCAAGGTCGGCGACGAAGGCTGGCTCGGACAGGCGGTCCGCGACATGCACCCTGAGGGCGACAACGTAGTGGCCGCAGTCAATTTCGGCGCAGCCCTCCCCAGGGCGCTCGTCGCCAAGAACGCGCCCGTCGCCTCGGTCTCGGACCTCTCCACGTATGGCCTTCTCAGTCACATGGACGCCAACGATCAGCGCGAAGAGGCGCTCGACGCCTTCCGCCACATGTACACCCACGCCATCGGCAGCGGTCCCGTCATGGACTTCCTGAGCCAGACCGGACTCGACGCGCTGCGCGGCTCCGACATACTCAGCTCCGTGCCCGAGAAGTACGAGTCCAACGTCGAGTACGCCTCCAACGGGTTCGCCGCACGTGCCCGTGACGCCGCACAGGTGCTGACCGCCGACATCGGCACACGCATCTGCTACACCCAGCACGGCAGCTTCGACACCCACACCAACGAGGTCGCGCTGCTCAACACGCTCTGGGACCACGTCGCAGGCGGCATCTACGACCTCTACACCGACCTCAAGCAGCACGACGCCAGCGAGGACGTGCTGATCTTGGTCTTCTCCGAGTTCGGACGCCGCGTCAAGGACAACGGCAACGGCACCGACCACGGCTCAGGCGGCGTCGCCTTCATGATCGGCGACGGCGTCAACGGCGGTAACTACTCCGAGTACCCGTCGCTCGCCCCCGAGACCCTCGTGGAGGGCGACCTGGCCTTCAACCTCGACTTCCGCAGCGTCTACACCGAGATCCTCGAAGACTGGCTAGAAGTCGAAGCCCGCCCCATAGTCAAAGGCGAATACGAAAAGATCGGCGCGCTGAAAGTCTAG
- a CDS encoding Gfo/Idh/MocA family oxidoreductase has protein sequence MSNIGLAVIGSTGVIGRVHIAAINQLDNCRLVGITARTQAPLCQQADELGVAHFPTLEDTLAHPEVDAVVIATPHPSHRDITLKSAAAGKHILVEKPMSVTPSEADDMVSACREAGVKLGVLYNNRFRSEALKMRELIDGGAIGDIYRVVMTSAMLRTQDYYDRLAWRGTWADEGGGTLINQGIHAIDMMQWLGGMPSNVFGMISTLRHTAEVEDFATAILSYDGGGQGSMHCNTTQAPNHQRLELWGESGAIVMDDWKITLHRLDTPVQEFIDNDMSPTYDAPGHQTETYELDPVPNTHVPAIGDFAAAILEDRDPKITGEDGRNSQELVAAITLSGCTGQPVSIPVDRERYDALQRELAEAKSLPRV, from the coding sequence ATGAGCAACATCGGACTCGCAGTCATCGGATCGACCGGAGTGATCGGTCGCGTCCACATCGCAGCAATCAACCAGCTCGACAACTGCCGACTCGTCGGCATCACGGCGCGAACGCAGGCACCCCTCTGCCAGCAGGCCGACGAGCTAGGCGTAGCGCACTTCCCCACCCTCGAAGACACGCTCGCCCATCCTGAAGTCGACGCCGTCGTCATTGCCACTCCGCACCCGTCGCACCGCGACATCACGCTGAAGTCAGCCGCTGCCGGCAAGCACATACTCGTCGAGAAGCCGATGAGCGTGACGCCGTCCGAGGCGGACGACATGGTAAGCGCGTGCAGAGAGGCCGGAGTCAAGCTCGGCGTGCTCTACAACAACCGATTCCGGTCAGAGGCGCTCAAGATGCGCGAGCTGATCGACGGGGGAGCTATCGGCGATATCTACCGCGTCGTCATGACCTCAGCGATGCTTCGCACCCAGGACTACTACGACCGCCTCGCGTGGCGAGGAACGTGGGCCGACGAGGGCGGTGGTACGTTGATCAACCAGGGCATCCACGCGATAGACATGATGCAGTGGCTCGGCGGGATGCCCAGCAACGTGTTCGGGATGATCTCGACACTTCGACACACGGCCGAGGTAGAGGACTTCGCCACAGCCATTCTCTCCTACGACGGTGGTGGCCAGGGCAGCATGCACTGCAACACCACGCAGGCTCCAAACCACCAGCGTCTTGAGCTATGGGGAGAGTCCGGCGCGATTGTCATGGACGACTGGAAGATCACCCTCCACCGTCTCGACACCCCGGTCCAGGAGTTCATAGACAACGACATGTCGCCCACCTACGACGCTCCCGGACACCAGACAGAGACCTACGAGCTCGACCCGGTGCCGAACACACACGTTCCCGCAATCGGCGATTTCGCAGCAGCCATCCTCGAGGACCGCGACCCGAAGATAACCGGAGAAGACGGCCGCAACTCGCAGGAGCTGGTCGCCGCAATCACCCTGTCCGGATGCACCGGACAGCCCGTGAGTATTCCCGTCGACCGCGAGCGCTACGACGCCCTTCAGAGGGAGCTTGCTGAAGCTAAAAGCCTACCCCGTGTCTAG
- a CDS encoding ABC transporter ATP-binding protein, which produces MIEIHDLRKVFTQNVGKTSIWRKMIGRPETTDLVAIDGLSLDIREGEFFSLLGPNGAGKTSTVKILCTLLLPDGGSCRVGGMDVVRNAREVRRLIGVSIRGERSVYWRLTGRQMYGIRGSAARTRVEEVSRVVGLADRIDDYVERYSMGMKQRLAIGASLVHRPTILMLDEPTIGLDPHGARALRSLVKEQLCEREGVTVLYTTHYMQEADDMSDRVAIIHHGKKVAEGTPSEMRARAGDNRVVEMEVGVDGGRGIAALNEHPMVERVLSVREEANTSYVRLRTKEPLRSVGQLSLEERLSGVDVRSVNLVQPTLEDAFIALTGSSISDTGDVE; this is translated from the coding sequence TTGATCGAGATACACGACCTGCGAAAGGTCTTTACCCAAAACGTTGGTAAGACCAGTATCTGGCGCAAGATGATTGGTCGACCAGAGACGACCGACCTTGTTGCTATCGATGGCCTGAGCCTGGACATTCGCGAGGGAGAGTTTTTTAGCCTGCTGGGTCCCAACGGAGCTGGGAAGACATCCACCGTCAAGATCCTGTGCACACTTCTGCTGCCAGACGGCGGTTCCTGCAGAGTTGGGGGGATGGACGTTGTGCGGAACGCCAGGGAGGTCAGGAGGCTGATCGGAGTGTCGATCCGGGGCGAGCGCAGCGTGTACTGGAGACTGACGGGTCGCCAGATGTACGGGATTCGAGGGAGCGCCGCCCGAACTCGTGTCGAAGAAGTCTCGCGGGTAGTTGGGCTCGCAGACCGCATCGACGACTACGTCGAGCGATACTCAATGGGAATGAAGCAGCGTCTGGCCATCGGGGCGTCACTGGTGCATCGTCCGACGATTCTCATGCTGGACGAGCCGACTATCGGTCTGGACCCACATGGAGCGCGGGCACTGAGGTCGCTGGTCAAGGAGCAATTGTGCGAGAGAGAGGGTGTCACGGTCCTCTATACAACCCACTACATGCAGGAAGCGGACGACATGTCCGACCGTGTGGCCATCATTCATCACGGCAAGAAGGTGGCGGAGGGTACGCCGTCTGAGATGCGCGCCAGGGCGGGCGACAACCGGGTAGTTGAGATGGAGGTTGGCGTCGACGGCGGGCGCGGAATCGCGGCGCTGAACGAGCACCCGATGGTTGAAAGGGTGCTGTCCGTTCGCGAAGAGGCCAACACGTCGTATGTCAGACTGCGAACGAAGGAGCCGCTGAGGTCGGTTGGACAATTGTCACTTGAGGAGCGATTGTCCGGCGTTGATGTCCGGTCAGTCAACCTCGTTCAGCCGACACTGGAAGACGCATTCATAGCGCTGACGGGGTCGTCCATATCCGACACTGGCGACGTGGAGTGA
- a CDS encoding DUF1800 domain-containing protein, which yields MTTVHEKQDVALTAHLLRRAGFGATPDELDHYMSMSYEDAVEELLAKKASVDIPHDLIRRYHVEQSDLRNGQAAGAHWVFRMVNTDAVLNEKMCLFWHRIFATAATKLIQARMVTNQVDMFREYGMGSFRDLLVQLSRDPAMLMWLDNQDNHMDSINENYGREILELFSMGVGNYTEEDIKECSRAFTGWRVVNPDYMSIKMRNNTARPYGYIAWQFEYDDEDHDHEDKTFLGETGDFNGEDVVDIICKQPATARFIARHLYHFFVADELPVPQWPHFDPIDPEAIEIMSQAYFDSGYDISAMLRAMFNSDFFKSEASRFARIKSPAEMVVGTLRLAGPIDLPSTDTYAAAGACAAMGQGLLNPPSVEGWQGGSE from the coding sequence ATGACCACCGTTCACGAGAAGCAAGACGTCGCCCTGACGGCACATCTGCTCAGGCGCGCGGGATTCGGCGCAACGCCGGATGAGTTGGACCACTACATGAGCATGAGCTACGAGGACGCCGTCGAGGAGCTTCTCGCCAAGAAGGCGTCCGTGGACATCCCTCACGACCTCATCCGCCGCTACCACGTCGAGCAGTCCGACCTGCGCAACGGCCAGGCAGCCGGTGCACACTGGGTGTTCAGGATGGTAAATACAGACGCTGTGCTGAACGAGAAGATGTGCCTGTTCTGGCACCGCATCTTCGCCACGGCTGCCACGAAGCTCATCCAGGCTCGGATGGTTACCAACCAGGTCGACATGTTCCGCGAGTACGGCATGGGCAGCTTCCGTGATCTGCTCGTCCAGCTATCTCGCGACCCCGCAATGCTCATGTGGCTGGACAACCAGGACAACCACATGGACTCGATCAACGAGAACTATGGCCGCGAGATTCTCGAACTCTTCTCGATGGGCGTCGGCAACTACACTGAAGAAGACATCAAGGAGTGCTCACGAGCATTCACCGGTTGGCGAGTCGTCAACCCCGACTATATGTCGATCAAGATGAGGAACAACACGGCCAGGCCGTACGGCTACATCGCCTGGCAGTTCGAGTATGACGACGAAGACCACGACCACGAGGACAAGACCTTCCTCGGCGAGACCGGCGACTTCAACGGCGAAGACGTCGTGGACATCATCTGCAAGCAGCCCGCAACAGCGCGATTCATCGCCCGTCACCTGTACCACTTCTTCGTGGCTGACGAGCTTCCCGTGCCGCAGTGGCCGCACTTCGACCCGATCGATCCAGAGGCCATCGAGATCATGTCGCAGGCCTACTTCGACTCCGGGTACGACATCTCCGCGATGCTGAGGGCCATGTTCAACTCTGACTTCTTCAAGTCCGAGGCCTCCAGGTTCGCGCGGATCAAGAGCCCCGCCGAAATGGTCGTAGGCACCCTGCGACTCGCAGGCCCGATCGACCTGCCGTCGACTGATACCTACGCCGCCGCCGGAGCGTGCGCGGCGATGGGCCAGGGCCTGCTTAATCCCCCCAGTGTGGAGGGATGGCAGGGAGGCAGCGAGTGA
- a CDS encoding ABC transporter permease produces MLMEVITTAKYGLISDRRSYGWILTTTIGPFFLMAPFVLMAESLVGPGGRFNEPFFEATGYSNYLGWLIIPLIALNTMNTVFSNVSQSLHAQKTFGTLERILVSMQYPASLLIGRCISHGTFLLWFVGVLAGLSFLFLGLEVNVDAASAAVVIAAHLLAVYGMAFAFASMFLWIEDAFIVQTALSRVLFGLFTGATFPLSIYPDWVEWLARLIPFTWAFDLERRAFLLAEPLPSIAPDLSILLGLTLVWWIIGYGCFRIMLNYSKRKGRLGIY; encoded by the coding sequence GTGTTGATGGAGGTCATAACGACCGCGAAGTATGGCCTGATCTCGGACAGGCGCTCATACGGCTGGATACTCACCACTACGATAGGACCGTTCTTCCTGATGGCTCCATTCGTGCTGATGGCTGAAAGCCTAGTCGGGCCGGGCGGGCGGTTCAACGAGCCGTTCTTCGAGGCGACTGGCTACTCCAACTACCTCGGGTGGCTGATCATCCCGCTCATAGCGTTGAACACCATGAACACGGTGTTCTCAAACGTATCGCAATCGCTACATGCCCAGAAGACATTCGGCACTCTCGAAAGGATTCTGGTATCGATGCAGTACCCGGCCTCGCTGCTAATCGGTCGCTGTATTTCCCACGGCACGTTTCTTCTATGGTTCGTCGGTGTACTCGCAGGGCTGTCGTTCCTGTTCCTCGGGCTCGAAGTGAACGTGGACGCGGCATCGGCCGCCGTGGTGATAGCCGCTCACCTGCTGGCCGTGTACGGGATGGCGTTCGCTTTTGCCAGTATGTTCCTGTGGATCGAGGACGCGTTCATCGTGCAGACAGCGCTGTCGAGGGTGTTGTTCGGCCTGTTCACCGGTGCGACCTTCCCGCTGTCGATCTATCCCGACTGGGTGGAGTGGCTGGCGCGTCTGATCCCGTTCACATGGGCATTTGACCTGGAGCGGCGGGCTTTTCTGCTGGCTGAGCCGTTACCCTCTATCGCTCCTGATCTGTCGATTTTGCTGGGGCTCACTTTGGTGTGGTGGATAATCGGCTACGGCTGCTTCAGGATCATGCTCAACTACTCCAAGCGAAAGGGAAGGCTGGGTATCTACTGA